Proteins from a single region of Vairimorpha necatrix chromosome 6, complete sequence:
- a CDS encoding MULE domain-containing protein, whose product MDIPEVLQVDSKKNRYLRFDSGMQDNDRFIIFFLEFNKSMIEKIDTFVVDGTFKSSPQGFYQIVVFHGHIFGKSFPYIYILLKGKSERSYSRAFDKCKELVTMNVENFVTDFERGLVNALRISFPEANYNGCLFHHGQAAYERVGAMRDIEKFKNDSNYNLVFKKILRLAFVPIRDVPVFYKDIKKFIQNN is encoded by the coding sequence ATGGATATACCCGAAGTCTTGCAAGTagattctaaaaaaaatcgttATCTTAGATTTGATAGTGGTATGCAGGATAATGatagatttataatattttttttagaattcaataaaagtatgattgaaaaaatagacACGTTCGTTGTCGATGGAACGTTTAAATCTTCTCCTCAAGGATTTTACCAAATTGTCGTCTTTCATGGACATATATTTGGCAAAAGTTTTCCatacatttatattttactcAAGGGAAAAAGTGAAAGGTCATATTCTAGAGCCTTCGATAAATGCAAAGAATTAGTTACTATGAATGTTGAGAACTTTGTGACTGATTTTGAGAGAGGATTGGTCAATGCATTACGAATATCTTTCCCTGAAGCAAACTATAATGGATGCTTGTTTCATCATGGGCAGGCAGCCTATGAAAGAGTCGGGGCAATGAGGGACATAGAAAAGTTTAAAAACGATTCTAACTATAATCTAGTATTCAAAAAGATTCTTCGATTAGCTTTTGTGCCAATACGAGATGTTCcggttttttataaagatattaagaaatttatacaaaataattaa